The Pyxidicoccus sp. MSG2 DNA segment AGCAGGTCCACGAGGATGCCGTCGCGCAGGCCGCGGTTGACGACGCTGACGGACTCCACGCCCAGGTGCCGGACGACGGCCTCGAGGATGACGGCGCCGGAGACGATGATGTCCGCGCGCTTGGGGTCGAAGCGCTTGCGCCGGCGCTCGGGGGGCATGTCCGCGAGCGTGTCTACGGCCTGGGTGAGCTGACGCACGGTGGCGTTGCCGCTGCTCTCGCTGGCGGCGAAGGCCACCACGGCGTTGATGGTGCCGGACGAGCCGAGCGCCACGCGGGGCAGGTTGGGCAGCTGCTCGGGGAGCGTCTTGCGCAGGGCCTCGTAGACGAAGCTGCGCATGAGGCGCAGTTGCTTGGCCGTCACGGTGCCGGAGGCCTCGAAGACCTCGGTGAGGCGCACGGAGCCGAGCGAGAGGCTCCAGAGGTTGTCGGGCTTCTCGCCCACGGCGGTGGCGACCTCGGTGCTGCCGCCGCCAATGTCGATGAGCAGGGAGCGGGTGCCGGGGGGCTTGCGGTGGAGGACGCCGAGGCAGATGAGGCGGGCCTCCTCCTTGCCGCTGACGACTTCGAGGGTGAGGCCGGCTTCCTCGCGGACGCGGCGGACGATGTCGCTGCTGTTGCGGGCTTCGCGCAGGGCGCTGGTGGCGACGGCGCGCACCTGGGCCTTGTGGCGGCGGCAGAGGGCGGCGTAGCGGCGCAGGGTGGACAGGAGCCGCTCGGCCGTTTCTTCCGGCATGGCGCCGGTGGCGAAGACGCCCTCACCGGGGCGGATGGGGTCTCGCTCCTGGTGGAGCGTCTCGAGCGAGCCGTCGGCGTCCGGGCGCGCCAGCTCCAGGCGCACGGCATTGGTGCCCACGTCGATGGCGGCGAGCACGGGCTGGAGGGTGGGAGTGGGCATGGCGTTGCGCCGAGTGTAGGGCGCGACGGCACGTGGGCGCAGCGGGAACCGCGCGGAGCGTCGTGTAACGGCCGTGTGGCGAGCAGGGCGTCAGTCGAGGAAGCGGCGCTCCCAGCGGCGGGCTCTGTCCGGGTCCATGCGCAGGATGCTTCGGGCATCACCAAAAAGGGTCCACGGCTCCAGGACGCGGGCCAGCTCGCGGTAGGCGGGCAGGTCCTTGCCCTGCTCGGTGTCGCCGGCTTCGGGCCAGGGGCCCAGGGTGACGACGGCCCGGTCGCCCACCATCTCCTGCACGGTGGTTCCAGGCGTCTTGAGCCGGGAGCGCAGGCCGGCGGCGCCACCCAGTTCACCGAGCACGGGCTGGCCCAGGAAGGTGAGCCAGGAGGGGCCGCGGACCTGGGTGCCAATTTTCATGGAGGTCCAGCTCGGATGGAGCACGTCCATGCCGGGGTAGCGGAAGCAGTACCGGAAGACCTCGCGGTTGACACCCACCAGACCCAGGTCGCAGTTGAAGGCGAGTCCCGCGTTGCCTGAATCGAAGGGCAGGGGGGCGGCAACTCCCAGTATCAGCTCGCGGACCCATTGCGGCCCGCGCTCCTCCAGGAGCTCCGTGGGCAACCAATAGGAAACGTAGCAGGCCTCCGTGGGATCGGAGCGAAGCGACGGATCGCCGAGTTCTCGCCCTCGATAGTCGAAGCGATAGCGCTCCTCCCCGCCGGCTGCATCGACCAGATGAATGTTCACGTAGATCGGCTTCAAGAGGTCCTGGCGGATGTGCCTCCATCCACCTTCATCGAGCGGCTGCCACTCTCCGTTCGAGTCTGCGTACGCATCAAGTGCCGAGGGGCCGAGAGCCTGAAGGTAATATTCGAGCGAGCGCATGACACCTGGAGCGATTTCGGAGTGCAGGCGCTTCATGAAGAAGCAAAGGCTCAGACCCTCACGAACAAGCATGTATCCGCTCTGCGCTCGAAGCCGGATCCTCGGAAAGTGGTCGCTCATCGGATGGTCCCAAGTCTGGGTTGAATGCGCACCGGTGGGTCAGTCAGCCCCAATGCCTTCATGTACGCCGCCTCCTGGTTGCGACCGAAATGAGGCGGCCCTGAAGGATAATCAGTCCACAGAACGATGTTTGTGATGTCCGCGCAAGGAAACTTGAAGTCGTAGGCAGCCAGTGCCCGGCGAGGGTCGTCCGTGTGGATGACGACGTCGGGCTTGAGCGAGCCCTTCAGTTCGCTCAGGGGACCGTCCGTCAGCAGTGATTTCTCCTTTTCGCGGCTCGTCAGGCTCCACTTCCCGGTAGTGGGGTCGTAGAGGTAGCGCGGCTCCAGGCTGAAGCCCCCGGGGCGGAGCCTCGCGAGCTTCGGCTGTGCGCATGCTAGCGCCACCTTGTGCATCTCGGTGCCAAGCTTCATGGCAAGGGTCACAGGTCGGCCCTTCGCGTCCCGTTCCACCTCGGACTTGCATTGCTCGGCAGTGGGAATACTCCCGCTGAACAACTCGAGCAGCACCTTCGACCGCGCCAGGTCCGCGCATTCCGTGAGTGCCTGCTCGAGAGCATCCCGCTGCTCTTCGAACAACCGCAGCACCTCGGCAGTCACGGCAGCGGCAGCGGCCGTGGCCACCACCTTCGCCGCCCGCGCCCCCGGAATGACGGCCTCTTCCCCCGCCGCGGCGGTACACAGCCCCGGGCTCTGCCGGCACCCCGCCGAAGCCGAATCCAGACGGTAACCCTCCGCCCGTCCCCTCCGCTCCGGCGTCCCCGCGCACCCGACGAGCACGCCACAGACCACCACCAGCCACAGTCGCATGTCCCCTCCCAAGGAGCGGGGACTCTACGAACCGGACCCGTTCCTCCAGAATCAGGGGAACCCGCAACCGCGCACTGCTACCTGCGCCGCCGCCGGCCAATGAAGCTCGCGAACCGCTCGGCGAACCGCGCCACCGCCAGCCCCACCACATCCAGCAACCACTGTTGCAACGGCGACCGTCCGCACTGCTCCAGGAGCACGCGCCGAGACACCGCCATGTGCTTCTCCAGCCACAGCGACGCCTGCGCCGACACGCGCGGCTCCTCCACCTCCACCAGCGTCTCCAGATTCACGAGCGACAACGGGTCCAGATTGAAGCTGCCCACCAGCAGCTTCTCCCCATCCACCACCGCCGCCTTCGCGTGCAGGGTGGACGCCGTCCACTCGTAGATGCCCACGCCCGCGCGCAGGAAGTCACGGTACAGCCGCATCGTCGCCGCCCGGGCGAAGACGACGTCGCTGCGCCCGGCCAGCAGCAGGGACACCTTCACCCCCCGCCGCGCCGCCTGCTTCAGCGCCCGCACGAAGCGCATGTCCGGAAGGAAGTACGCGTGTGCCAGCACCACCTCGCGCTTCGCCCCATCAATCGCGGACAGGTACCGCTTGCGCAGCCGGTGCCCGCCGCCGAAGCCCGACAGGAACAGGCTCACCGGCCCCGACACCAGCGCGGACGCGCCCGCGTGCAGCTTCGCGCCCAGCTGCCGGCAGATGTCCCCGCGCAGCTCCAGCGCCAGGTCCGCCCAGCCGGGCTCGTCACCGTGCGCCGCATATGCATCCCCGATGTTGATGCCACCCAGGAACGCCACCGCGTCATCCACCAGGAGAATCTTCCGGTGGTTGCGCCACGAGCGGCCGGTGAACAGCGAGGTGAGCGGGTTGTACACGCGCACCTTCGCGCCCGCGGCCTTCAGCGTCTCGGTGAGGTGGCTGCTGGCCTTGATGCTGCCCCAGCCGTCCACCACCACCTTCACCGTCACGCCCCGCCGCGCCGCCGCCACCAGCGCGTCGAGGAAGCGCGCACCCACACCTTCGCGCTCGAAGGTGTACACCTCCAGGTGCACCCGCTGCTTCGCGGAGGCGATGGCCTCCAGCATCCGCGGGTATGCCTCCGTCCCGCCATCCAGCAGGGTGATGCGCTCCGTGTCCTCCTCCCGGAGCGACGGCAGGGGAGGGACAGGCAGCGGGGACAGGGCGGCTTCGGTGCGCATGGCCGCTCCCACCCTACCGCTCCCGGAGCGGAAGCGGGACAGCCTCCGGGTGACACCGGGGCCGTCCCACATGCCCTCAGCTCAGTCGTCGTGCTTGCGAGCGCCCTTGCCCTTGCCCTTGTGACGGCACTGGTCGCCGTCCCAGTACTGGCTCGGGTGGCACTCCTTGCTGTTGGACTTGGACTTCTTCGACTTGGACGGAGAGGACTGCGCCTCCTTGAGGCCGCGGTGGTAGATGCAACCCTGAAGGGCGAAGAGGGCGAGGACGGGGACGAGGAAGCGAACGTTCTTCATGGGGGGCACGCAGGGTAGCGGACTCCACCGTGGAGTCATCCCCCCTCGGACCCGCCCGCCTGGTGGGTGGCCACACGGCCCATCGACGCTGCGCGCATGCTCCGCTACCCTCCGCGCCGTGCCCCCCGCAGAAAAAGCCACACGTCATCGGAAGATTGGCGCCTACCGCGTGCTCGGAGAGCTGGGCCGCGGCGGCATGGCCGTCGTGTATCGCGGCCTGCACGAGATGCTGCAGCGCGAGGTCGCCATCAAGGAGTTGCTCCCGGCGGGACAGCGCGACAAGGAGACGCTGTCGCGCTTCCGCCGCGAGTCGCTCGCGCTGGCCGCCTTCCGCCACCAGAACATCGTCACGCTCTACGATTTGGTGGAGAAGAACGACGGCCTCTTCATGATTCTGGAGCTGGTGGACGGGCCCACCCTCCACACGCTCATCCGCGAGGGGCCGCTGCCGCCCGACGTCACCGGCGTCATCGCCGCGCGCATCGCCAGCGCGCTGGACCACGCGCACTTCCGCCACATCATCCACCGCGACCTCAAGCCGGCCAACGTCATGCTCACCAAGTCCGGTGAGGTGAAGCTGATGGACTTCGGCATCGCCAAGGACGTGGGCCTGGAGGCGCTCACCCAGCAGGGCATGGCCGTGGGCACGCCCTCGTACATGTCACCGGAGCAGGTGACGGGCGCGCCGCTCGACGGGCGCACCGACATCTTCTCGCTCGGCGTGCTCCTCTACGAGGCCCTCTCCGGCGCCCGGCCCTTCCACGGCAAGACGGCCGGCGAGGTCTTCGCGAAGATTCGCGACGGCAAGTACACGCCGCTCTCCAAGGTGGCGCCCAACGTGCCCGCGCCGCTGGCCCGCATCATCCAGCGCGCCATGGAGGTGAAGCCGGAGGACCGCTTCCCGGACGCCGCGGCCATGCGGCGCGAGCTGGACGTGTTCCTCGCGCAGGAGGTGCAGATTTCCCACGCGGCGCTGCTCGTGGCCTTCCTCCGTCACCGCAACAAGCTCACGGAGACGGAGGCCCAGCAGCTCCTGCGCCCGCAGGAGCTGGACGCCGCGGTGGAGGTGTTCGACATGCCTCGCGCCGGCTCGGGGGGAAACCTCAAGTGGGTGCTGGCCGCCGCCGCCGCGGTGGTCACCGCCGCGGGCGCGGGGCTCTACCTCAGCCAGTCGCAGTGGGCACCGCTGATAGAGCAGCTCTTTCGCTGACCAGAGGCAGGAGGCATCCCATGGGACGCATCATCACCTTCGTGTTGGGCATGAGCATCGTCGCCGGGGCGGCCTGGTACGTCCTGAACCGGCCCGCGCGGACGGACCCCGAGGCGGCCGCCGCGCGGGGGCTGGAGCCCGCGCGCAGGGCCGCTGACCGGATTGAAGGGGACATGCAGAAGCGGGCCGACGACCTGCTCCAGCAGCGGCAGGAGCAGGAGTAGTCCGCGGCCCGCGGGCGGCGGCTTCAGCCCTTCTTCTTCTCGTGCGTGACGGTGACGATGGTGCCGATGCCGCCGCGCACGAAGAAGTCACCCACCACGGTGAGCTTGCGCGGCTGGATGGCCTTGATGATGTCGTCCGCGATGGTGTTGGTGACCTTCTCGTGGAAGGCCCCCTCGTTACGGTACGCCCACATGTAGAGCTTGAGGCTCTTGAGCTCCACGCAGAGCTGGTCGGGCACGTACGTAATCTTGAAGCGGGCGAAGTCCGGCTGGCCCGTCAGGGGGCACAGGCAGGTGAACTCCGGACAGTCGAAGGCAATCTCGTAGTCGCGATCGGCTGCGGGGTTGGGGAAGGTCTGGATGTCCTTGGTCGGCTGCGAGGGCATGACGATGTCGTCTACCACACCGACGCTGAGTGTCATCCGTCGCGTGGATGTCGGCTTGCCGGCTGCCCTCGGGGGCATCTGTCGGCCCCCCAACGTGCCCGGCGTCCACCAGCGGGGAATCCGGGGGGTGGGTCGGTTGCCGGCCCGGGGAGGGGCTCATAATCCCCAGTGGGTCTCTCCCCCCGCCCTGAGCACATGCCGCTTCCTTCCGACGTCGAAGATGCTTTTTCGTGCCTTTCGCTCGCATTGATTCGCGTCGGGCCGGACCTGCGCGTCCAGTGGTGTGAGGAGGGCTTTGCCCACAAGACGGGCGTGGAGCTGCGCGCGGGAGGCGACCTGCTGGACGCGCTCGAGCGCGGCCGCAGCCTGGACGCGGTGGAGCGCGCCATCCGCGAGGGCCGGGCCCATACCGGCCACGTCATCACCCGCGCGCTCCGGCAGGTCCGCGTGCAGGTGCGGCCCGCCAAGGCGGGCGAGAAGCCGGGCGCCTGGCTGGTCGTCGAGCCCTCCGGCGTGGACGACGAGGGGGCCTTCTCCCAGGCGGTGCAGGAGATTGCCCGCGCGGTGGGGGAGACCTTCGAGGTGGACAGCGTCTGCGCGGCCGCGGTGGTGGCGCTGGTGCGCTGCGCGCAGGTGCGGCGCGCGGAGGTCTTCCTCTGCGAGGAGGGCAAGGAGCTGCGCCGGGCCGCCGTGTCGGACCTGGCGGGCGCGGACTCGCCGGAGGACACCTTCGACGTGGAAGAGGACCCGTTCCGGCAGGCGCTGGCCTCGCGCCAGCCGCAGCTCGGAATCCAACGCGGCTACGGGGATGCCATGGGCTCCATCTTCGCCGCGGTGCCGCTGTGCGCGCCGCGCCGCACGGTGGGCCTGCTGCTGCTCTACAAGGAGCAGGGGACGTCCTTCTCCGTGCGCGAGCTGGAGCTGTGGAGCGCGGCGGCCAACCAGCTCGCGGTGGCGGTGGAGAACGCGCGCCTGCTGCGCGAGGCGAAGGCGGCGCTCCAGGTGCGCGAGGAGTTCATGTCCATCGCCAGCCACGAGCTGAAGACGCCGCTCACCCCGCTGAAGCTGGGCCTGTACACCATGGAGCGGCGCATCTCCCTGGGGCAGCCGGTGGAGCTGGCCACGGTGCTCAAGTCCAAGCGCCAGGTGGACCGGCTGGCGGGGCTGGTGGACGACTTGCTGGACGCGTCGCGGCTGGATGCCGGGAAGCTGGCGCTCCACCTGGCGGCGCTGGAGGTGGGGCAGTTGGTGGCGGAGGTGGTGGACCACTTCCGCGCCGCCTTCGAGCGGCCCTTCACCGTCGAGGTGCCGCGCGAGCGCGTCTGGGTGCAGGGAGACCGGGACAGGCTGGAGCAGGTGCTCGTCAACCTGCTGGAGAACGCGCACAAGTACAGCCCCGCGGGCGAGCCGATCTCCGTCACCGTGGAGCGGGTGCACGGCGAGGCGCGCATCCACGTGCAGGACCACGGCATCGGAATCCCGGGCGCGGACCAGTCGCAGGTGTTCCAGCGCTTCTACCGGGCGCGCAACGTGTCGCACCGCAACTTCGGCGGGCTGGGGCTGGGCCTCTTCATCAGCCACTCGATTGCGAAGCTGCACCGGGGCTCGCTCTCGCTGTCCAGCTCGGAGGGCCACGGCAGCACCTTCACGGTGAGCCTGCCGCGCATGTCGTCGCACGAGGTGAAGCGGCTGCCGCGCCGGGTGCTGCTCCTGGACGAGGACCATGCGCAGGAGTCGGTGGCGGAGCGCGTGCTGCTCGCGGAGGGCTTCGAGGTGCTCACCGCGCGCGACGGGGCGGAGGCGCTGCGCCGGGCCACGCACCTGCCGGTGGACCTCATCGTCCTGTCCACCAGCGCCACGCATGGGCAGGCGGGCGTCTTCCTGGAGACCTTCGCCACGCTGCCCCGCGCGCGGCCCGTGCCCATCCTCCTGGCCGGCGACGAGCGGCCCTGGTGGGCGCAGGAGGGCACCTCGCTGTGCACCCGCCCGTACGTCCCCGACGAGCTGGTGGCGCGGGTGCGCAACGTGCTGATGGTGGAGCGGCGCCGGCCCGCGGAGCTGGCCGCGCCCGAGGCGCCGCTCGCGGGGCTCAGCCCCCGGGTGTGAGGACGCGGAAGTCCGCCGGGACGACGTCGGCCTTCTCCAGCACCTCGCGCGCCTTCGGGTGGAGGAACGTCTCCAGCTCCACCTCGCGCTGGGCGGCGTAGCCGCTCTTCAGCGTCTCGGGCCGATAGCCCGGGTGGCACATCAGCTCGATGACGCCGTCCGCGGGCAGCGAGGCCAGGTGCTGCTCGAAGCGCTCCAGCGTCCAGTACGCGTCCGTGCCCGCGTCACCGATGAAGTGCGCGTTGGTGGCCACGCCGTGGGACTCCAGCGCGCGCCGCATGCCCGGGTCGATGGAGCGCACCGGCAGCCCGGCCGCGCGGGCGGCGCGGGCCAGACCCTCCAGCACGTGCGGGTGGCGGTGCAGGTGCTTGTGCACGTCCACATGGGTGGCGGGCCGGCCGAGCAGCCCCGCGAGCCGGGCGAGCTGCGCGAAGCACTCCGCCTCCACCACGCCCGGCGGGAGGCTGGCGGCGCGGGACTCCACGAAGCCGCCGTCCTCGCCGAGCAGCGCACGGGGGAAGCCGCTCCACACGGGCGTGCCCCGGGCGAGGTTGAGGTGCAGGCCGATGGACAGCCCCCGGGCCTCGCGTGCGGCGGCCTCGGAGAAGGGCGTGTTCACCATGAAGGTGGCCGAGGAGACGACGCCCTCGCGCATGGCGCGGAGGATGCCTCGGGTGACGGCCGGGTCGTAGCCCAGGTCGTCGGCGTTGATGATGAGGGCGCGGGCGCTCATGGACGGGCTCTTTCCTTGAAGAATCGCCACGCCTCACGCGTGGCGTCCAGGTTCAGCGTGCCGTTGTTGAAGTGGGGGTATCCCGGCCACGCGTGCCTGCCTCCCTGCACGGTGCACAGCGAGGCGGTGGCGCTCTGGGGCGTGCAGCCGGTGTAGGCGACGCAGGTGCTGTCCGCCTTCTGGTACGTCTGCACCGGGGTGTCGCTACAGCCGTTGCGCTTCGCCCAGCGCCGCACGGTCTCCTCGGCGCCCGGGTAGGGGGCTCCGTAGCGGCCGAGGTTGGCGCCGCCCGTGTAGAGGATGAGGTCGTCGGCGGTGCCGTGGAAGTGCAGCACCGGCACCGGGCGCGACGGCGTGCAGTGGCTGAGGCCTTCCGGGCCGGACACGGGGGCGACCGCGGCGAAGCGGCTGGCGCGCTCGCAGGCCAGCCGGTGCGTGAAGTAGCCGCCGTTGGAGAAGCCCATGGCGAAGGTGCGGTGCGTGTCCACGCACACGCGGGTGTCCAGGTCCGCCAGCAGTGCGTCCACGAAGCCCACGTCGTCCACGACGCCCCGGGCGGGGAAGCAGCACCCACCTGCATTCCAGCTCCGGGGCGAGTCCTGGGCGCCGGTACCGCTGATTTCCGCGGGGCTGAGCGCGCGCGGGTACACGGCGACGAAGCCCTCCGTGTCCGCCAGCGTGGACAGACCCGTCAGGGCCTCCATCTTGAGCTCGTTGGAGCCGAAGCCGTGGAAGGCGAGCACGGTGGGCATGGGCCGGGTGGCGTCGTAGCCGGGCGGGACGTGGACGCGGTACGTGCGCGTGCGGCCCTCGTGCGTCACCGTCCAGTCGTGGGTGCCGGGCCCCACGGTGAGGCCGGTGCAGGCGCTGCGCTCCGGGACGGGCGGCTCGGCGGAGGTGCTCACTTCGGAAGTGCCGTCCCTGCGGACCTCGTTGGGTGTGGAGCACGCGGCGGCCCCGGCAAGCAGGGCGAGGGTGGCGAAGGACAGGTGGCGGTGGTGCACGGCTGGCAATCTCAACACATTCCTGGAGGCCCGCCGATGGGCCAGGGGCCGTGCGTCGGGGCGACCCTCACCTCCAGGTGACGCTCGTCCCACGGAGACGGACTCCGAGTCCGTCTCGATTCAGCCCATCCGCTGTGTCAACATTGCCCCCCCGTCACGCAGGATTCGGCTCGCGCCGACGCAACTCATTGCGTCAGGTCGCTGTCACAGTGCGACATTCCCAGACGCCAATCGCGGTGTCGCGCCCATCCTGTAGTGATTGTAAGTGCATGAATCTACTGGGGGTTTTATTCCTGGCGGCAGTCCCTTACCCCCCGTCTGCATAGTGGAAACCCCCTACGTCTGATTCAGGCCCGACTCCATCCACGCCGCTCTTCACGAGAAAGCCATTGCACGAAACGCGGATTTTACTTTACGGTGAGTGAAAAACGGAATATTCATGATTACCTAAAAAACCTGTAGTCGCCGTAGTCGCCGCAGTCTCCAGGAGAAAACCATGAAGAGACTTTCCTATCTGGCTGCTCTCGCGTGTGTCGTGCTCTCCACGACGGCGTCGGCGCAGCTCGCCACGCGCTGCTTCACCGATGACCAGCTCACCACCACGACGCTGTCACAGGGCCGCAACAACTGGTCCTACAAGTGCGGCTATATCTCTGCCGCCAAGCGGGACTTCCTGAACTCCGAGGGCGAGTACCAGGTGTACTCGGGCGGGTGCTATTCCTTCGCCGTGACGGGGGCCACCGCCACCTGTACCTTCTTCATCCCGGCCGACGTGAATGCGCCCTGCGTCGCCAACCTCGTCAAGCTGGGGACGTGCGTGACGGGCTGCTATACGGCGCGTGAGAAGGTGGCCTTCGACGGCAAGTACTGGCCCATCGAGGATGCCTACGCCGCCGGCGTGAAGAGCGTCACCGCCCTCACCCGGGACGCGCTGCTCGAGTCGCCCAGCACCGGTGAGCAGGCCATCCGCACCTTCGTCGCTGGCGACACCGTGGAAGACGTCTTCGCCATCCAGACCGCCGACGGCCGCCGCGTCGAGGTGACCTCCGAGCACCCCATGGTCATCGCCTCCGGTGAGATGGTGAAGGCCAAGACGCTCAAGAAGGGCGACCTGCTGCTCGGCACCCGGGGCGAGAAGGTGGAGATCAGCGACATCTCCGTCTTCCGCTACGAGGGGAAGACCTGGAACGTCCAGCCGGTCAGCCACGAGAAGATTGAGAACGTCCTCGACGTGAAGGGCCTGCTGACGGGCTCCGTCCGCTTCCAGAACGAGTGGGCCGACGACCACTACCGCCTGTCGCTGCGCGATGAGGCGTCCGTCGACGGCATCTGATTCCGTCGAATCGGTGGTGCGCTCCCGCGAGGGCCTTCATGGCCCCTCGCGGGAGCGGTTGATGCAAAGCCGGGAAATGGCATCGCGCGCGGAGGCCTGCCGGGCTCTGGAGGCCCGCCGCCCTGCCTCGCTGTTCTCGTCACGTCACGAGAAGGAATCTATGCGAAGCAATGAAGGCTGCATTGGAAGAGGGTCGGCGCACGGCACCCTGGGGACGCTGTTGGTGGTGATGGGGACCGTGGGAATGGGCGCGGCCGGCTGTGGCCCGGGGGAGCCGGGCGCCACGGAGGCGGATGGCCTGCGTGCGAGCGCGCACCCCTTCGTGGCCGCCGAGTCGCTCAGCGGCCCCACGGGTGACTTCTCGGCCTCCATCACCCGGTATGAATACGAGTTCAATACCCAGACGGGTGCCGCGTTCTCCCAGCTCTACCTGAACGTGGACTTCCCGGGCGGCAACTGCTTCCTGGTGAATGCCCCCCTGGGCCTCACGAACGTCGAGTGGAACGACCTGCCGCCCCTGAGCGTGGAGACGCTCCCCGGCGCCGTGCGCGTCTGCGGCCAGTGGGGCCAGATGGCGGGCCAGGTGAAGCTCGAGGCGAAGTTCACCGTTCCCCTCCAGACCTACGACTTCACGCAGGTCGGCTTCTCCCGGCGGCAGGACCGCGGAAACAACACCTTCTCCTATCTGCTGAACTGGGTGGGGTCGTGTGACTTGTTCGGCCCCTGCGACGACCGCACGGAGCTGCTCACCAGCTACGTCCTCACCGTCAAGCATGCCCAGGGCGAGGTCGTCGTCTGTCCGGGCACCCGCACGACTCCCAACAACACCACCACGAAGTGTGAGCTGACCGGCCTGACGAAGGCGCCCACGTACTCGTCCTTCGCCGTGG contains these protein-coding regions:
- a CDS encoding Hint domain-containing protein, whose amino-acid sequence is MKRLSYLAALACVVLSTTASAQLATRCFTDDQLTTTTLSQGRNNWSYKCGYISAAKRDFLNSEGEYQVYSGGCYSFAVTGATATCTFFIPADVNAPCVANLVKLGTCVTGCYTAREKVAFDGKYWPIEDAYAAGVKSVTALTRDALLESPSTGEQAIRTFVAGDTVEDVFAIQTADGRRVEVTSEHPMVIASGEMVKAKTLKKGDLLLGTRGEKVEISDISVFRYEGKTWNVQPVSHEKIENVLDVKGLLTGSVRFQNEWADDHYRLSLRDEASVDGI
- a CDS encoding serine/threonine-protein kinase, which produces MAVVYRGLHEMLQREVAIKELLPAGQRDKETLSRFRRESLALAAFRHQNIVTLYDLVEKNDGLFMILELVDGPTLHTLIREGPLPPDVTGVIAARIASALDHAHFRHIIHRDLKPANVMLTKSGEVKLMDFGIAKDVGLEALTQQGMAVGTPSYMSPEQVTGAPLDGRTDIFSLGVLLYEALSGARPFHGKTAGEVFAKIRDGKYTPLSKVAPNVPAPLARIIQRAMEVKPEDRFPDAAAMRRELDVFLAQEVQISHAALLVAFLRHRNKLTETEAQQLLRPQELDAAVEVFDMPRAGSGGNLKWVLAAAAAVVTAAGAGLYLSQSQWAPLIEQLFR
- a CDS encoding Ppx/GppA phosphatase family protein, with translation MPTPTLQPVLAAIDVGTNAVRLELARPDADGSLETLHQERDPIRPGEGVFATGAMPEETAERLLSTLRRYAALCRRHKAQVRAVATSALREARNSSDIVRRVREEAGLTLEVVSGKEEARLICLGVLHRKPPGTRSLLIDIGGGSTEVATAVGEKPDNLWSLSLGSVRLTEVFEASGTVTAKQLRLMRSFVYEALRKTLPEQLPNLPRVALGSSGTINAVVAFAASESSGNATVRQLTQAVDTLADMPPERRRKRFDPKRADIIVSGAVILEAVVRHLGVESVSVVNRGLRDGILVDLLYRQDEEREDHSLADAAIVMGQRFFFDEKHARQVSRLSLSLFDGLAALHQLPLSVRPYLEVAALLHDVGHAVSYERHHKHTYYLIRNADIPGLADRERELVARIARYHRRSPPELAHSGMVGLNPTEARTVRKLATLLRVANSLDLSHHQPIKDFKVTNGKDGVALHLHTRQPVDLELWNVEHEVVNFRRVFGKRLSFHVHHTGSR
- a CDS encoding carbohydrate deacetylase, with translation MSARALIINADDLGYDPAVTRGILRAMREGVVSSATFMVNTPFSEAAAREARGLSIGLHLNLARGTPVWSGFPRALLGEDGGFVESRAASLPPGVVEAECFAQLARLAGLLGRPATHVDVHKHLHRHPHVLEGLARAARAAGLPVRSIDPGMRRALESHGVATNAHFIGDAGTDAYWTLERFEQHLASLPADGVIELMCHPGYRPETLKSGYAAQREVELETFLHPKAREVLEKADVVPADFRVLTPGG
- a CDS encoding ATP-binding protein, giving the protein MPLPSDVEDAFSCLSLALIRVGPDLRVQWCEEGFAHKTGVELRAGGDLLDALERGRSLDAVERAIREGRAHTGHVITRALRQVRVQVRPAKAGEKPGAWLVVEPSGVDDEGAFSQAVQEIARAVGETFEVDSVCAAAVVALVRCAQVRRAEVFLCEEGKELRRAAVSDLAGADSPEDTFDVEEDPFRQALASRQPQLGIQRGYGDAMGSIFAAVPLCAPRRTVGLLLLYKEQGTSFSVRELELWSAAANQLAVAVENARLLREAKAALQVREEFMSIASHELKTPLTPLKLGLYTMERRISLGQPVELATVLKSKRQVDRLAGLVDDLLDASRLDAGKLALHLAALEVGQLVAEVVDHFRAAFERPFTVEVPRERVWVQGDRDRLEQVLVNLLENAHKYSPAGEPISVTVERVHGEARIHVQDHGIGIPGADQSQVFQRFYRARNVSHRNFGGLGLGLFISHSIAKLHRGSLSLSSSEGHGSTFTVSLPRMSSHEVKRLPRRVLLLDEDHAQESVAERVLLAEGFEVLTARDGAEALRRATHLPVDLIVLSTSATHGQAGVFLETFATLPRARPVPILLAGDERPWWAQEGTSLCTRPYVPDELVARVRNVLMVERRRPAELAAPEAPLAGLSPRV
- a CDS encoding DUF3396 domain-containing protein is translated as MKRLHSEIAPGVMRSLEYYLQALGPSALDAYADSNGEWQPLDEGGWRHIRQDLLKPIYVNIHLVDAAGGEERYRFDYRGRELGDPSLRSDPTEACYVSYWLPTELLEERGPQWVRELILGVAAPLPFDSGNAGLAFNCDLGLVGVNREVFRYCFRYPGMDVLHPSWTSMKIGTQVRGPSWLTFLGQPVLGELGGAAGLRSRLKTPGTTVQEMVGDRAVVTLGPWPEAGDTEQGKDLPAYRELARVLEPWTLFGDARSILRMDPDRARRWERRFLD
- a CDS encoding phospholipase D-like domain-containing protein — encoded protein: MRTEAALSPLPVPPLPSLREEDTERITLLDGGTEAYPRMLEAIASAKQRVHLEVYTFEREGVGARFLDALVAAARRGVTVKVVVDGWGSIKASSHLTETLKAAGAKVRVYNPLTSLFTGRSWRNHRKILLVDDAVAFLGGINIGDAYAAHGDEPGWADLALELRGDICRQLGAKLHAGASALVSGPVSLFLSGFGGGHRLRKRYLSAIDGAKREVVLAHAYFLPDMRFVRALKQAARRGVKVSLLLAGRSDVVFARAATMRLYRDFLRAGVGIYEWTASTLHAKAAVVDGEKLLVGSFNLDPLSLVNLETLVEVEEPRVSAQASLWLEKHMAVSRRVLLEQCGRSPLQQWLLDVVGLAVARFAERFASFIGRRRRR
- the queF gene encoding preQ(1) synthase, translated to MPSQPTKDIQTFPNPAADRDYEIAFDCPEFTCLCPLTGQPDFARFKITYVPDQLCVELKSLKLYMWAYRNEGAFHEKVTNTIADDIIKAIQPRKLTVVGDFFVRGGIGTIVTVTHEKKKG
- a CDS encoding alpha/beta hydrolase family esterase, which produces MHHRHLSFATLALLAGAAACSTPNEVRRDGTSEVSTSAEPPVPERSACTGLTVGPGTHDWTVTHEGRTRTYRVHVPPGYDATRPMPTVLAFHGFGSNELKMEALTGLSTLADTEGFVAVYPRALSPAEISGTGAQDSPRSWNAGGCCFPARGVVDDVGFVDALLADLDTRVCVDTHRTFAMGFSNGGYFTHRLACERASRFAAVAPVSGPEGLSHCTPSRPVPVLHFHGTADDLILYTGGANLGRYGAPYPGAEETVRRWAKRNGCSDTPVQTYQKADSTCVAYTGCTPQSATASLCTVQGGRHAWPGYPHFNNGTLNLDATREAWRFFKERARP